A stretch of DNA from Acidobacteriota bacterium:
GCCAAGTCGGCCCACGGACTTCATCATGTCCGGTGTCGAGATCACTGCGTCAAAGTCGGCCCAGCCTTCGGTGATCTTCTTGACCATCTCTTCACCGCCGGCGAAATCCGCGCCCGCCTCTTCGGCCTCGCGAATCTTCTCCCCGCTGGCGATGACCAGAACTTTCTTTGATTTGCCCAGCCCGTGCGGCAACACAATCGTTCCACGCACCATCTGGTCGGCGTGGCGCGGGTCCACACCCAGCCGCAGGACCAGTTCTACCGACTCGTCGAACTTGGCGAACTTGACCTTCTGCAGCAGGTCCACCGCTTCCTTCAATTGATACGGGCGCTCTTCGACAGCCTTATGCGCCTTGGCTATGTTTTTACCTTCTCGCCGTGCCATTTCAACTCTCCAGAATTCCGATTGGGCTGGGCAGATGCTTCCCCGCCACGATCTTGTGCTCCCTCAATTTTTGAGAACCTAGACTACGTCAATGCCCATGCTGCGCGCCGTGCCGCGCACGCTGCGAATGGCGGATTCCAATGAACTGGTATTCAAATCCGGCAACTTGGTTTTGGCAATCTCTTCCACCTGTTTCGCCGTCACCGTTCCCACCTTCGTCGCGGGAGTCGTGCCCGAGCCCTTGGCGACGCCGGCGGCGCGCTTCAGCAGAATGGGCGCCGGAGGCGTCTTGGTGATAAACGTATAGCTGCGGTCGCCATAAACGGTAATGACCACCGGAATGATCAGCCCGTCCATCTCCTTGGCATTCGTCTTGGCGTTGAATGCCTTGCAAAAGTCCATGATATTGACGCCATGCTGTCCGAGCGCCGGCCCTACCGGAGGTGCCGGATTGGCCTTGCCTGCAGGTATCTGCAGCTTGATCATCCCTGTTACTTTTTTGCCCTTGGGCGCGGGTGCTGCCATTGCTTCCTCCGAACAAAAATCAATTCGTCAGCTTGCTTCCATTACGGCTGGCCCGAGCGGCCTGTCGCGAACGTGCGCGGCTTAAATCTTTTCGACTTGCAGGAAATCAAGCTCCACTGGCGTCGCGCGACCGAAGATGGTTACCATCACCTTCAACGTGTTGCGGTCCAGATTGACTTCTTCCACCGTGCCATTAAAGTTTCCGAACGGGCCGTCTACAATCTTCACTACTTCACCATGCTCAAACTTCAACTTCGGCT
This window harbors:
- a CDS encoding 50S ribosomal protein L1, with translation MARREGKNIAKAHKAVEERPYQLKEAVDLLQKVKFAKFDESVELVLRLGVDPRHADQMVRGTIVLPHGLGKSKKVLVIASGEKIREAEEAGADFAGGEEMVKKITEGWADFDAVISTPDMMKSVGRLGKVLGPRGLMPNPKAGTVTTDVKTAVKEVKAGKVEFRTDKTAQIHTAVGKISFAAPSIVDNASALIHAVVKAKPSASKGKYVKGITLSSTMGPGIAIDLAIAEHETV
- the rplK gene encoding 50S ribosomal protein L11; this encodes MAAPAPKGKKVTGMIKLQIPAGKANPAPPVGPALGQHGVNIMDFCKAFNAKTNAKEMDGLIIPVVITVYGDRSYTFITKTPPAPILLKRAAGVAKGSGTTPATKVGTVTAKQVEEIAKTKLPDLNTSSLESAIRSVRGTARSMGIDVV